The nucleotide sequence tttcttttttaaaaaaaaaatctatttgcaAAAGGTTTGTATAGAAAATCAATCAATTGATTAGTAATAGGTCCTCAAAACACCTGGGGAGGTACTGCTGCTAGAAActattccccctccccgcccgcccCACTTCTAATGCAAACCCCCTTCCTCAATCAAGCTGCGATTTCAGCTAAAAGAGAGTTGGAGAACTTGGGGGTTTCAGCAGGAAATTCAAGGCAGCCCCCTGCCTGAATGAGACTGGATTCCCCTGCTAAAACGAAGAAGGGGGACTGTTTAGGAGACAAACCCGCTTCTGAATCAGGAAGGGGTTTGCTTGGAATCCCGCCCAACTGAGCAGAATTTAAGCCCTGCTCATCGGCTGACgttgaaaaccagacatcgcCCGTCCCTGAGCAGGATGGCACACCGAGACTCCTCACATCTGTTCAAAGGAGGctgcaaagtggggggaaatgcttgTATCATTTCGTGGTCTTGTTTATTTCcatgctcttttagatgtggcttcATAGCCGagagggggatttgaaccccggtgcctcccaggtcctagtttggcAGTCTAACCACGAGGCCGCACTGCCTCTCCACCTTCCTGCCTGAAGCAGCCCTTAATTGGGGACCTATATTCCTGCTTAAACCAGCTTTCTTTTTAGGACTGTGAACTTCGCTTTGCAACGCTGGTAGCCGCACCGTACATTTAAGGCGCccccaccaagaatcctgggaaatgtagtttgttaaaggtgctgggaacggCAGCTTTCTCAGGGTTCCAGAAACCATATTGAGCTCTTTGGGATTTtcagagattttttttgggggggggggctgttaatAGATGCTGCGGAAATGAATTCTTCTTGTGGATTTTGCGTGTAGGAGATCCATCCCAGTATATAAGCACTACGGTTTGGGAGGAGGCCAGTTGTTTGGAAAGCACAAGGTTGACAGAAAAAGACACCCAGACTTTTGAGGACTGTGGCAGATGAGGACAGAGGGAGACTGCGATTTGGGGAGAATGTATATCTTATTCTAAGTAAAGCTTAATTCcacagaaacagaaaagatgTTTGACTTTCTAGGATATGGCACTGCTGTTCAGATCGCAAGTTACCCAACCTCACAATTACTTAGGGTCATGCAAACAGACCGATAGCCCATTCTAGTCCAATGCACTGATGTCCACAAAAACCGGACGGATGATTCAAGGAAGCTTTaaggcagggcatgaaggcacttagctcttcccccccctcccagaactgaTATTCCAGGACAAACGGTTTTTATATCAGAACATTAATGCGCTATTAGAATTAAAAGAGGggaaaacccagccggatggacGGGGtctaactaaattattattaccgtatttttcgctcaatAGGGTGCACCTAACCATacggcgcacctagttttcagagggggaaatcaaggaaaaaatatgcccccccccccagctctgggagcagccaagtcacagggaaccaggcagaggccttctcagtggtggcgccttcttcatggtgatccactactgctttaagggaggtcttggaataagtagatttgttgctgatccaaaacacccacccaccccactcacacatgaaaacaaagaccaccacagccaactacaaaggaataaccacaccctaggccaaccccaacctctctcaccaccaaaggaacacaagcaaacagcaaagaacctgcacaaacaacgctgacaccaaaccctacatataggaAGTAAAATAGAATAAtcgcctccccaccccacccccacccatctctttccccttttcttcctaatttcttaacaaatgaaaatgatttgtaaaagtgttacatgggggggggggacatatgagagagagacattgcacacttttgtaaatcaacaaaatctttaataaataaataaataaataaataaatactagtcCTAAAAAAGAGGCCTCCTCACCTGAAGGACCTCAAAGCCCACCTGAAGTCCCAAAACAAAACTATCAGATCCTGATCCATGGAGATCCATGCGTGTATGGAGCGATCTGTGTGGATCTGCATCTGATAGTTTAGTCTTTACGGTTGAAGGGAATCACATGTATAATCGTATGTTTGGGGACATCAGGTGGgctttgatgtccttcaggtgACCTTTGGGGTGTatggctttcctccatctccactgtgcaggattcctctggaatgacaagatcacttgcacagctttcctccatctccactgcgcaggattcctctggaatgacaagatcacttgcacagctttcctccatctccactgcgcaggattcctctggaatgacaagatcttCCGCATGGGTCTTCTCCATCTCCACTGCGGAGGATTTCTCTTGAATTACCACGTCCAGCAGAGAACCACACTTCGAACAAGTAGTAAGACTCTCGCTTTTCACCCCACTTCCTGGGGTAATCACCACCACAGTTTCTATTTGAGATGTATCTGTTGCGGTGGTCCTGATGCAACATCTCTCCATCCCAACCAATGCTGCACTCAGCAGCTGGAAACCCGCAGCGATATAGCCTAGATAAATAGAAGGTCCAATATGCTGCTCGCTGGGAATTTGAGGCAATtcaaaagcttctgggaagaCAATTTCCCCATTTTGTAAGACAGCAGACATGTTCCATATCACAGAAATCAGGACGAGTATCCCTGCAGGTAAGTTCAGCAGAGCTCCAAGGCTAAAAAAGGTTAACACAAAATCCTTATGTTTTCTGGGCTTGAACACGTTGTACAAAGCAAATGAAATTAATCCGAGGGCCGCTGAATTCATGATGGAAGCTAATGCCATTAAATCTTGGGCAATAAAAATTTCCCTTGGGAGGGTTGGATGTTGCTCATTGAGGTCTTCGCAATGCCAAAAAGCGTTGCCGTCGTTAGAAGGGTCTTTCCAAAAACAGACCTGCCAGATTCCAATCCAGATGTTCCCAGAGCCGATTCCCTTGATGTTTTCCACACGCCACACTCTCCAGTTGGCAATGGCTATTGAGGCAATGCACATCATCCAGGCCAAAATATCCATCAGGAATGCACACAACTGGAGACTGGAAACTACACTCAGCCATTTGACCACCAGGTCTTTCACCCGCAGGGGGGGTTTGGAGAGGCGGGGAGCAGGGGAGACCTTGGCAGACATcctggaaacaaaagagaagacaagATGCAGTGAGAGAGGGAATAACAAGCATGTCTAGTCATTGAAGGACATCCTCCCTCCTGCATTCTTCCTTCTAtgcacagaaagaagcagcaaaagaaacgagttcccctgctctctcccaccccctggtGAGGTATAGACATCTGATCCAGAGAAGCCGACACTCATCGTTTCTTCCAGCACACTGCTACTGATTTAATCTACTGTTGCATTGTTCCTGGGAAAATGGCCAGAACCTCAGCAACCTGTTGTGGATGGGAAGCTGCTCATGATTCACTGCTCTGCTATCTGCTACTGCAGCTATCCTTTTCCACTGAGCCTAAACACACCTGATGGCATAGTGAGGAATGTTTAACCCATAAACTTACGTGAAATGCCTTCCTCAGCTAGAGTCTAGTGTGCCAGGAACAGAGCAGGTCTTTGCTAGGTGCTCCTGAGCCTCAAGAAGACGGAGCTGTTGACCACTGAGCTGACGTTCGCctgagcagccagccagccacagcagcaactgcTCTGCAGAATTCTTAGGTCAGTTACAGGCCAGTTAGAATCCTGACAACAACACAAATCATAACTCCAGGGTACTGGTCATTTGGAACATCAGGAAAGTGGGAAATGGGAGGGAACTCACTTCCCTTCTTTCCCAATGCAGAGTGTCTATTCCAGGACACTGTGCAGTTAAAACACGTTCTTCCTGAAGTCAGAATCAGAGCAGTTCCAGCAGTAAAACTGGTGATACAGTATGTGTATCTCAGTACAGATTTGTTTGATGGGCCTGAATGCATTTCATAAAGGATCTCCATGTACAAGAAAGGCTAATAGCATGAGAATTTCCTTGGCAAAATTATTGAAGACTCCTTACAAACCTATCattcttcttccccatcccatcttGTTTGGACGTTATAGTAAGGGAGAAGATCTTAGCTCTTTTCCTTTGCACTGGGACCACATGGAGTTTGTGCCATGGGACCCCATCACTCACAATAATCCAGGCAATACCATTTTCAGAACCTAGGTGTCCATGATTTAAAATCGCTTTCCTAAGACACTTCCgtcaaaatatttgtgttgctttctttctgttcctttctgTGTTGATGCTCCGAATGTGAGCTGCTCAGCTGCATGCAGTTtccactgaagtgtgtgtgtgtgtgtgtgtgtgtgtgtgtgtgtgtgtggttaacaTTCGGCCAAGCAATGGGCCTAAATCCATGTATTTCACCTGAAATAACTTTGGGAGCCAGCCTTTAAAAATCTAAAGTGATATCAAATTCGGAGGAATTAAAAGCTGTCATCTTCTTGACTATTTTAAATATCTtagaacataggtaaaggtaaagggacccctgaccattaggtctagttgtgcaGCAAATGGAGCATTAGAGtcatccattcatttcaggagGTGTGACCATTGATAAGATGAAGCACTTTCACATCCACGTGGCAAtgtgcagtgcttttaaaaaggtaaaggacccccgacagttaagtccagtcgcaaacgactctggggttgcaccactcatctggctttactggccgagggagccgacgctgGTCGACAGAaaacttttctgggtcatgtggccagcatgactaagccgcttctggcaaaaccacagcagcgcacagaaacaccatttaccgtccctctggagcggtacctatttatctacttgcactttgacgtggtttggaactgctaggttggcaggagcagggaccgagcaacgggagctcaccccgtcaaataCGCAAGTCCAGTTCTGTATCTGCATGACATCCTCCACGCCCAAATGCTCTCCCGTACTGTTTCCCCCACTTAATCAGGATACACCATCTCCATTGAAACCTCTGCTCAGTGACACCCATCCAAGAGAAAAGTGCTGACCGTCTTCACGCAGATACAGTTCTGCGCAGGGGTCTGGCCGACAAGTTCTTCCCGCGTGTGGGGATGTTTTCAGGGGCTCTTTActtttccctgcctcccctttcaTCCTCACCTGAGGAGATCTTGGCCATTCTCTTGACAGGGACCTCCGTTCTCAGGCtggatttctgttttccttcatccCTCCTTCTCCCGGTCTGCTTCACTGAGCAAATAAGAGAGAGGAGGTCTCATGCAAGTCAAGGTGTGCAATGGATCTTCAGGGCatttggaaggaagaaaaggttcaggaacaaGCGACACAGCAGCCCCCCAAGCGTAGAAACACATTTGAACATATCGCTCATGAGATTCGCCCCACCCCCTTAGGATATAAATGCAGAACATCCTGCGCTCCTATTAAAATACAAAGTGGGGTATTTCATATGATAAGCAcagatgaagctgccttatacggagccagaccaattttgagaaagtgctacATGGGCTACTCCACCAATTGGCTATCAATGAGAACatagcaaaacacaaaatggctgccacatggtGTGGTATGAAATAAATTTGCCTGGCTGTGGGGCGTGAAGGCCGCACCCTGCAAGACCCTTCCCACGTGGCTTAGGCCCAGACTTGCTAGCCCCAcaaaagaggctcctcatgaggccagaggaacatgGCCTGGCTGTGGGGCATGATTCGAAACCTCCAGTCccagtccagtgctctaaccactaaaccacactgcccCCCATTGCAGTCTATAatagcctggagggccacagatgcccCATATTCTCTGGCTCTGAGATTGCCCAaagtttcctttctctccctggtTGTGCACAAAGAAAAATGCCCATGACAAAATGTGACCTTTTTGGTTCTTTGGAGACAGTtctgcttccctctctctccctttctctttctctctctctctctcttcatttaaAGGAGCCTCATCCCTTTTCCCACCCAACTTCCTCCTGCACACAGCTTCAAAATTTCCATGAAGAACTAACTAAATAACCAACCCATAATTGGAATTTATGAGATTAAGgagataaattatttttatataatgaAAATAGATGGGAGGATAAGTTAATTGCGCAAGGCGAGAATATATAGGAtggcaaaaaattaaaacaaagattaTGATTTGGTTTCTTAAAATAACACCAACACATGCCTCCTCAGTGGATTTcagaacaaatctctctctctttttttaaattacgCAAACACTGTAATGCAAGGAGTTGTAGTAGTGACAATGCAGTGAGATTCTACTCAGAGAAAGCCTATTGGAATGAATGGGTTTGAATTAGTTGTGTCCTTTAGTTTTTGCTTTTAATCTGGATAATACCTAATTAGGGGTAGggattgctttgctttctttctgttcttgtttttattaagtattttgttgggttgtttttgtcgTTGTTGAAATTCCACAAATTGCACATCAGGATTCGTTACAtagtaagtcccccccccccttttctattaTCTGCTTCCCATCCCACTTCCTaggatgtttttttcttttccacccTTAGCTGCAACTTATCTTCCCTCTTTTATATCAGAACTCTAATGCTCTATTTGAATTAAAagagggggaaacccagccggatgggcggggtctaACTAAACTATTATtgttgtcttatttatttatttgtgtttttatcttgtataaaaaataaaaccccccAAAACCCAAAGTTGAAGCAAGAAGGCATCTTCAAATGTTAAATAAACACAAGCAGTGAATTGCCAGGACTTGGTTGCCCCTGGTGATGAATTCActctttccaccca is from Podarcis muralis chromosome 2, rPodMur119.hap1.1, whole genome shotgun sequence and encodes:
- the LOC114590188 gene encoding claudin-34-like, which encodes MSAKVSPAPRLSKPPLRVKDLVVKWLSVVSSLQLCAFLMDILAWMMCIASIAIANWRVWRVENIKGIGSGNIWIGIWQVCFWKDPSNDGNAFWHCEDLNEQHPTLPREIFIAQDLMALASIMNSAALGLISFALYNVFKPRKHKDFVLTFFSLGALLNLPAGILVLISVIWNMSAVLQNGEIVFPEAFELPQIPSEQHIGPSIYLGYIAAGFQLLSAALVGMERCCIRTTATDTSQIETVVVITPGSGVKSESLTTCSKCGSLLDVVIQEKSSAVEMEKTHAEDLVIPEESCAVEMEESCASDLVIPEESCAVEMEESCASDLVIPEESCTVEMEESHTPQRSPEGHQSPPDVPKHTIIHVIPFNRKD